The Musa acuminata AAA Group cultivar baxijiao chromosome BXJ3-6, Cavendish_Baxijiao_AAA, whole genome shotgun sequence region AGCTAATCTGATTACCTGATTTGAGTGTTTGATCATGGGAAATCTTTCAATTAAGACCTGCATAAATACTTATCATTTCAATGAATAGAATCATCCCTTTCATAACATATTCTTCAATTCTACACTAATTGACCTCCAAAACAGATCTCCATGTCCAAATTCTAATAATCCAAAGTAACATTATCTTTTACCTAACTATATATCAGAATTGCCAAAGTCGCGTGGAATTAAGGGACATAAAAGATGGATTCAATTGAATTGGATTTGTGTCCATTGGGCTCCTGATGGTCTCTGGTGTTTGAATTGTTGGGCCGCTATGTGGCCCGAATTAAATGGTGTCATTAATCGGCCCATTAGGCCTTCAAACCCACACGAGTTGCAATGTTGGGAACGATAGCATATAAAATGAGTTGTGATAAGGGAAAcaaaacaaataatataaaaatattatagaaatatataaaaaaagatgtAAGTTAATTGGATGATTATGTCAATGATTTCTTAATTAAATAGAGAAATAATATCTCAAACAAAATGTTGAGCCATCATAATTTAACCAAATGTGTATGAATTGGATTTGGCGTGAGCTCAATTATTTTGACAGGAAAAAATAGCCTTGTTAACGGGTTAGCGGATTCGGATTCATCACTGCCATCCGTCAAGTAATAGGATCCACTTGAGCGGGCCATGGGAAGACCCGATTTCCTCGTCACGCGAATCGTCACGCAACCGATCGCTTTCATTCACCGTATCATTGATGACGTCCAACACGGTTTTTGTACCCACGACGCGACCTCCTCGTGCGTCGTATAGATCATTGGTAGATCCAATCACTAAGAAGGTACAAATGGTGTACGGTTTTAATGGTCCAGAGAAGGTCTTCTGGGAAGAGCTATAAATGTGTCGCGCTCCTCTCGGCGTcctcgccgccgcctcctctCCCTTCGTCCCCTCGTCACGAAAGGACGGGTGACGGGTGGTCCGCTTCTCCTCACCTTCCCTTACATCTGCTCTTAGGGTTCGTTTACTCGGTCAGCGCCAGATTTCATCGCGTCTATGATTTCATCTGCTTGTTTAGCTCAAAGATTGCCAATGTCGGTGATGAGTCGTCGTTGTGTCGATTGATCCTCGCGGAGGCATTCCGGCGATTCTGTTCTTGGGTTGTTATGTTTCTGCTTCCATCATCTTGTTGATCTCCCATTTCCTTATTTTGCATTGGGTTGCTCTTGGGAATCTAGATTTACATGTGATCGGACGCAAAGATGTTCTGTAAATAGCATTTAACTCATGCGATGTAGCTATTTTGTAGTTGAAATTGTTGTCTTGCACATGGTTTATACCAATATCTCTTCTTGGATGATATATAGTGTAGACAATGAATTCAAGTGTCTGGTTGGCGTAGAACTTGGGAGGCTTTGGGAGCATCAGGGCATTTTTTTGGTTAATGATTACATGTATCGTGTATTAGGTTTTTAGCGACAATGTCATTCTAGGTAGCTTAATGTTTGTTCAAGACTTTTCAAGGAAAAGGTTATGTTTTTTGAGGTGCCAGAAAGCTTGGATTGAGCTTCTTCTGATTTTCTCTCTTTCTAAATCGTGGCACTAATTCATCTCAAACTGGAGAAAATATTATTTAGCATTGTTATCGATCCATACTTATTCTCAATCCGAGGGATGCATTCCTAAGAAAGTATTCCTCAAAAAATATTCTTGAGAACATAAACAAAAGTTTGTTTGGTAAATTGTGATTTTGAAATAATTTCAAAAGATTGAAAGAGTATGGAGACAGATCATAAGTTATCATATGCAAAAGGAGTGAGTGTGGTAGAGATTgggaaaaaaaatcacaagttaccattcttgtttgtctaaattttaccTGTCACCTTATGgcatttcctttttccttttaccTTTTACCTTCAGGCATTAAGCTTGAGATCTCCAATAGTACTAGTCACTATGTGGTCAATTATCTGAGATAATAATTTGTTGATATAAGAAGGTGCTAATATTCATGTCTAACAATATCTTGTTGCCTGCAGGTACTGCAGCCACCTAAGTTTATTTGTCTCCTAttaattattagaagcagagatggctGGTTCTTTGGTTCAGTCGGCAGTTCTTCCTGCTGTCATCATGAACAGGAGCCACAGTCAGCTTCAAGGTTCTGGAAAGGCTAAAAGGGGTGACAGAATGATATGCCAGCTGCGAATGCATCCCTTAAGACTGCAAGGGTTTGCAGGCTTGCGAGTTGCAGATAACTTGTTCTCTTCAAGACATCGACAGGATTTTCATTCAGTGGTTTCAGGATATGTAACTAACCCACGGGGAAGACCCAGTCGATTAGTCACCAAAGCTATGTTTGAGCGATTCACGGAGAAGGCAATTAAAGTTATCATGCTTGCTCAAGAAGAGGCAAGACGTCTAGGCCACAACTTTGTTGGAACAGAGCAAATATTGTTAGGCCTTATTGGTGAAGGGACTGGTATTGCCGCAAAAGTTTTGAAATCAATGGGAATTAGTCTTAAGGATGCCCGTGTGGAAGTGGAAAAGATTATTGGAAGGGGAAGTGGATTTGTTGCTGTCGAGATACCTTTTACACCACGTGCAAAGCGTGTTTTAGAACTATCTTTAGAGGAAGCTCGTCAACTTGGTACTTAAACTGTCCTGCAGACAGTTTTGTCTTAAACCTGTCATTTAACTCCTGTTTCTATAAACTTGTAATACTTTGTTGAAAGCATTATACTGATGATCACCTATCTTCTGATTTGCTAATGTAAATATATGCTGCTCTGTTTCTAGTTCATTTCAAATTTCCCTTTCAAATGACCATGCAATCTTAGTGCCCTTGTTTTTTCATGTAACTCAGGACATGTTAGAAATGCAGTTTACTATACGTGAATCTAGTGCACTTTTGTTTAGTTTGCAGTCAAAGTAAGAGGTGAAGCATAATAAAATATAGAATTCAGCATTGAAATACCATCAACTTCAAAGCAAAAGCTTTAAATGACTGACAACATAATTTGAGTCTGTTAACTGATTGATACAATTTCCACTCCCTTTAATCTAGGAAATGGACTTATATAAGTAGAGTTTTTTCTGGTTCACTTCATCGGAACAAAACCAATGGAATTTTGAACTTCCCACCGAACAAAACCAATGGATAACTGTGGCCATATGGTGTACTGCCACACTACCATCACTGTTGCCATTGCATTGCATTTCTGCCTTAGCCAGCCTGGATTCCTCCAGCCATATGGTGCGTTGCCCGCACTCACTCTTACTGTTGCCAATATGTCACAATGCCACTTCAGCCACTGAACCAAACGAGTGCACCTATGTTTTTAGATTTTGCCATTTTCTGCACCTGCACCAGCACCAGCATCTCAACCATTTGTGACCAGTTTCTGGCAACATAGACGGTGTCATATACATTATGAGCTTTTCAGCAATGTGTTTGATTTCTGTGGTGGTATACTTCATTTATTTATACAAAGATTTCTGGAATTTCTGGATAACCCAGCATCTCTACAAGGACATCATTGCCTTCGATACATATGTGCATGCTAAAAACCACTGTGGTAACCTCTAGTTTTAGCTGTCCCCAAAACCCTGACTAGAACGGATTAACTGTCTCCCCACAGAATGCTTGTTGTTTCCTAAGGGGATGTTTGTTCTCATGCCTTCTGAATCACTCCAGCAACATTCATCCATGAATTCTGCAGATAGACGCTGTTAACAAGCATGATCACATGAATGCATTTCTTCTTTTCCCTGTGTGTTAAGTTTGACTGATTCACATATTTTGGTGAATTTTCAGGTCATAATTATATAGGATCTGAGCATTTGCTTCTTGGGCTTCTTCATGAGGGTGAAGGTGTAGCTGCTCGTGTGCTTGAGAGTCTTGGAGCTGATCCAAGCAACATACGAACCCAGGCAAATTTTTGTTTAGTCCATGTTCTTCGTTGTtgtaaatttttaaaagtgatgTGAATTTTGAGCTTATTATGGAATAGGTAATTCGAATGGTTGGTGAAAGCACTGAAGCTGTAGGTGCTGGGGTTGTGGGGGGAAGCAGTGGCAATAAAATGCCTACTCTTGAGGAGTATGGAACTAATTTGACAAAGTTGGCTGAGGAGGTATTCTTTCTTGCCATCCACTCTGTTTCGTCCTGGTTGTTATTACAAAACAATCATCTAAGGCAGATAATTACACTGCAGGGCAAACTTGATCCAGTTGTTGGCAGGCAGGAGCAGATAGAACGTGTTACACAAATTCTTGGAAGGCGTACGAAGAACAATCCTTGCCTTATTGGGGAGCCCGGTGTTGGAAAGACTGCCATTGCAGAAGGACTTGCCCAGCGTATAGCTAATGGAGATGTTCCAGAAACAATCGAAGGAAAAAAGGTTTGTTGGATTTTTTCTCTTCATTTTATACTTATATGCATAATGTATCCTTGTAGTTGTAGGTTGAGGTTCATCTAAGCCCTTGCCTCATATCGTCAGCTCGTATATCTTGATTCCTTGTGCCATAGGCTTCATCATGCTTCCTTTATTGAGATTGCTTCTTCTTGTCAAAATTTTCATCTGTGCTTCAGTATGACGTTGTCCTTGTTTAATAGCATGTCTGGTTAGCTGAAGAATATTTCATGTTGGTTGCAAGACTGTCCTGTCTGTATCACTGTTGTCTTTAAATTTGTTATAATTAACACTAACTTTAAATGTAGGTGATTACCCTTGATATGGGGCTTCTTGTCGCTGGTACTAAATATCGTGGAGAGTTTGAAGAAAGATTAAAGAAGTTGATGGAAGAAATTAAACAAAGTGATGACATAATACTCTTCATTGATGAAGTACATACATTAATTGGAGCAGGAGCAGCAGAAGGTGCTATAGATGCTGCCAATATCTTGAAACCAGCTCTTGCAAGAGGTGAACTGCAGGTATAGTGTatgcatttgtttttttttttttcctttgtttcaTCATCTATGATCTATCTTCATATGTTATGAACCAGTTGTTTTCATTCATGGAAAGCTTTAAGCTTTTAATGACTTAAGGCAGTGATTCTTTGGCTAATTTGTTTCAGTGTGTTGGAGCGACAACACTCGATGAATACAGGAAACATATTGAGAAAGATCCTGCTCTGGAAAGACGTTTTCAACCTGTAAAAGTACCAGAACCAACAGTAGATGAAGCAATTCAAATTCTTAGAGGGCTTCGTGAAAGATATGAGATTCACCACAAACTCTGTTACACTGATGAAGCTATAGTTGCTGCTGCTCAGTTGTCCTTTCAATATATTAGGTCTGTGAGCTATGTTTTAACAGTCCTTTATACTTATCCAAATCTAACAATCATTATCTCTACTTGTTTTACACAACTAAATATTTTGGATGTTTTGTaacttctattttcttccccttatcTCTATGGATGGAAGCATGAATGCCTAAATAATACTGTTCTACTTTTGTTCTTTACTCATTGTTTACTTCATTGGGTACTTGGAATGGATTGTAAATATTTCATAgagttcttttcttttgttgttataTTTTTGCTAACCTCTTGTTTTGTACTGGTGAAATCTCCAACTGAAAAACAAAAAATTAGATGGAGTGGTTGTAAGATTCTTTAAAAGAAAAAGGTGATGAGGATTCATTGGATAAGgactttttttgctagcttgatgaGTAAAACAGTGAAATTCTGGAGCCTCAACATTTACATGTTTTGTTCAGTGTGCACATGAATTGTCCATTCTAATGCTAGAATAATAATATTCTAGTTGATTCAAACTAATACTATCTTGTTATTGGATTCGGTTTCTTTAGATACGAGGCATTTATTGCCTATGAGAATGAATTGAAATGTAGTGATCTGATTAATTTCCTAACAAATGTTCATTTTGCTGTTAGTGTCATATAATTTACTTATATGACACTAGAAGATACTAGTGCAAGTTGAGCCTAGAACAATTATAACAgaagtataaaaaaaaaacaagtactAGAAGATACTAGTTCTTAAGCTTGATTCAAAAACAAGCAAGTAAATGGTTGAAGATTTATGTATGTATTAGAAGCATGGAGATTTAACACCCAAATGACGGATGATAGTTTTTAATGACTCCACTGGTATTgttctctctttatttttttttctttgatgttggagaagaaaaatatcatcCATGGTGGAAAAAAGTGAAGCAAATTCTCTTTTGGGAAATTTCTTTTCTAGTGGATAAAGTTTAAGTCTGTGTTCCATTGACTCTTCATTGATTTAGCTTTGATGTGTCTAATTGACTCTTGATGAACTTTGATGATTGCACAACACCTTCTTTTGGTATTCACTGctatattttttttctcctagtgacattttctgaagtcAGTAGTTCTTCCCTTGTGCTTTACTGTGCTATCCTATGAGTTCTTTGAGTATTCTAGTCTTCTTCATTCGTCTTGGTTTAACAGATGAAAAGAAATGACCATGGAACAGtgcaaatcctttctattttcagAAGACTTCATATTCTGTCACTAATGCAAAGGTTATTCTTATACACTTAACATTTCTTATACATTTTGCTGTGCCGTCAGTGACCGCTTCTTGCCTGATAAAGCAATTGACTTGATTGATGAAGCTGGTTCTCGTGTTCGGCTTCGTCATGCAAAGGTAAGGTATTATACTCTCTAGTTTGATGTTCTGCCAATTGTGTTTTAAGCAAAACTAGTTCTTGACAGCTTCCTGAGGACGCCAGAGAACTTGACAGAGAGCTAAGGCagattacaaaagaaaaaaatgaggCGGTCCGCAGCCAATATTTTGAAAAGGTACATCAATTGTTCCAATTTAATTTTGAATATTATCATTTGATTGCGCTAAGAGTACATCTTATTCATGTATTTTAAGCAGTATAACTGAATAATACCTGGTAACGTTTGTGTATCCTGTAGCTGCTCCTAGGTATGTGATCCTAAAGTATCTATCTGATTCGGTTTTTTGGACAGGCAGGGGAGCTGCGTGATCGGGAGATGGAGCTTAAGGCTCAGATCTCAGCCCTAATTGACAAGGGGAAAGAGAGAAGCAAAGCGGAGAGCGAGGCAGGTGATTCAGGTCCTGTGGTGACAGAAGCAGACATCCAGCACATTGTGTCTTCCTGGACTGGAATTCCTGTGGAGAAAGTCTCCACCGACGAGTCTGACCGCCTCCTCAAGATGGAAGAAACCCTCCACAAGCGTGTCATTGGCCAGGACGAGGCTGTCAAAGCTATAAGCCGTGCCATCCGGCGAGCTCGTGTCGGTCTCAAGAATCCCAACCGTCCAATTGCCAGCTTCATATTTTCTGGTCCAACTGGTGTTGGTAAATCAGAGTTGGCAAAGTCACTAGCTTCCTATTATTTTGGCTCTGAGGAAGCCATGATCCGACTGGACATGAGTGAATTCATGGAGAGGCACACCGTATCCAAACTCATCGGATCCCCACCTGGTTATGTTGGTTACACCGAGGGTGGTCAACTTACTGAATCTGTTCGTCGTCGCCCTTATACAGTTGTTCTCTTTGACGAGATAGAGAAAGCCCATCCTGATGTTTTCAATATGATGCTTCAGATTTTAGAGGATGGGAGGTTGACCGATAGCAAAGGGCGAACAGTATATTTTAAGAGTACCCTCCTGATCATGACCTCCAATGTCGGGAGTAGTGTGATCGAGAAGGGAGGGCGTAGAATTGGTTTTGATCTTGACTATGATGAGAAGGACAGCAGCTACAACCGAATCAAGAGCCTTGTCACGGAAGAGTTGAAGCAGTACTTCCGGCCAGAATTCCTGAACAGGCTAGACGAAATGATCGTCTTCCGACAGCTTACAAAACTGGAGGTCAAGGAGATTGCTGATATAATGCTCGAGGAGGTATTTGACAGGCTGAAAGGGAAGGATATAAAACTTCAAGTGACGGAGAGATTTAAGGATAGGGTGGTGGAGGAAGGTTACAACCCAAGTTATGGGGCTAGGCCCCTTAGAAGAGCCATAA contains the following coding sequences:
- the LOC135583999 gene encoding chaperone protein ClpC1, chloroplastic-like, with translation MAGSLVQSAVLPAVIMNRSHSQLQGSGKAKRGDRMICQLRMHPLRLQGFAGLRVADNLFSSRHRQDFHSVVSGYVTNPRGRPSRLVTKAMFERFTEKAIKVIMLAQEEARRLGHNFVGTEQILLGLIGEGTGIAAKVLKSMGISLKDARVEVEKIIGRGSGFVAVEIPFTPRAKRVLELSLEEARQLGHNYIGSEHLLLGLLHEGEGVAARVLESLGADPSNIRTQVIRMVGESTEAVGAGVVGGSSGNKMPTLEEYGTNLTKLAEEGKLDPVVGRQEQIERVTQILGRRTKNNPCLIGEPGVGKTAIAEGLAQRIANGDVPETIEGKKVITLDMGLLVAGTKYRGEFEERLKKLMEEIKQSDDIILFIDEVHTLIGAGAAEGAIDAANILKPALARGELQCVGATTLDEYRKHIEKDPALERRFQPVKVPEPTVDEAIQILRGLRERYEIHHKLCYTDEAIVAAAQLSFQYISDRFLPDKAIDLIDEAGSRVRLRHAKLPEDARELDRELRQITKEKNEAVRSQYFEKAGELRDREMELKAQISALIDKGKERSKAESEAGDSGPVVTEADIQHIVSSWTGIPVEKVSTDESDRLLKMEETLHKRVIGQDEAVKAISRAIRRARVGLKNPNRPIASFIFSGPTGVGKSELAKSLASYYFGSEEAMIRLDMSEFMERHTVSKLIGSPPGYVGYTEGGQLTESVRRRPYTVVLFDEIEKAHPDVFNMMLQILEDGRLTDSKGRTVYFKSTLLIMTSNVGSSVIEKGGRRIGFDLDYDEKDSSYNRIKSLVTEELKQYFRPEFLNRLDEMIVFRQLTKLEVKEIADIMLEEVFDRLKGKDIKLQVTERFKDRVVEEGYNPSYGARPLRRAIMRLLEDSLAEKMLAREIKEGDSAIVDVDFDGNVTVLSGGSGAPESTPEAIPI